Within Oncorhynchus nerka isolate Pitt River linkage group LG8, Oner_Uvic_2.0, whole genome shotgun sequence, the genomic segment gaccctgaaagGCTCTACCCCCAAGAcagaagactgctaaatagttagcgCGAAAAAGGTCAATGCAGATTTAACTTTgtgactcatcacatatgctactgcttctgtttattatctgtcactttatcactactgaacaaaaatataaaaacgcaacatgcaacaattttactgagttacagttcatataaggaaatttgtcaattgaaataaattcattaggccccaaGCGATGGATTTCACAAGACTGGACTGCGGTtgtaaggccggttggacgtactgctaaattctcgaaaacaatgttggaggcagcttatggtagagaaggacattcaattatctggtaaGAGCTATGGTGgagattcctgcagtcagcatgcaaattgcacactcaaaactttagacatctgtggcattgtgtgtgtgtgtgacaaaactgcacattttatagtGGTCTTGTactgtctccagcacaaggtgcaccggtgtaatgatcgtgctgttaATTCAGTTTCTTGATATTTGATTgccatttacatttttacatgtaacctttatttaactaggcaagtcagttatgaacaaattcttacttacaatgacggcctacaccggcaaaACCCATTCATTTTTGGGGGTTTATCCTAAAATGAATGTGGGCCTATTTAAAATAGTAATTGTCCTCAATTAGCGTAACAGCCCTAGTTAGCCTACacctgtttacaaagcatgtgacagaTAGAAATGAGATTTGGAGCGACATTCAATTCCAAAGCTATTTTGTATAGTTTCTCAGAATACAATGGATTTCTATGTTTTTAAGAGTTAGAATTTCGGAAAGAAGCCATGTTGACACCAAACTAGAATTGTATTGTTATGGAATGTTTGTGCAAAGGAACGCCACATTTTTTGTGTGTACTATGCAGACATATTTCTGTTATTGTGCAGATATACTGCAGGGCAATAGGCATAAAACTGCCAACAAATGTTAGAACCATAGAATTGTTAGAATTAAGGGCCTTTTCCACCCACACACTATCCCTTTGAAACTCCCTGACAATCTCAGGGCTGGTCAACATGTTGGTGCATTTAAAACAGGCCTTTAAGACTAATCTCTATCGGCTGGCCTACCTTTCCTCCTATCTAATTGTTGCTTTCTTTATATGGTTAAATATTTGAACATTTCTGTTCTTTATATTATCAAGTTGACTTATTAATTTTTTTTGTAATTGACCTTTACATTTTATAGACTTTTAGATTATTGTATAGTAAAAAGTTCATTATTAATATTAATTCTTTagagtaattatatttctatggttacAACCATGTTCTACCGCTCGAGTTCCTGCAcgtcttatagaatattagcacTAAAGTATTGCAGAGTACAAAAATAAACAGTACCTACACTCAAAAATAAGTACCAGCACTGGTTTGAACTTTTTACTGTACAAATGAAGAGCCACTGACAATCTAGCCTATAGTTTGACGTCAAACACTTGGCATCAGACTCACCTGTTGGACTTTGCACAGGTACATTGGGTTGCTCCAAATCCTGGAGTAACTTTTCTCTCACCCAAGTAAACTCTTCCTCCAGGGAATTCAGAAATGTACCAAACGCCCGCGGACCTCGGGTGGGAAGGATATCCAGCAGTCTCAATGTCTTCTTCTTGTTGCTAATTTGGGACTGAATCTCGTCCACCTGGCTCTCTGTTAAAATGTTCTCCTGGTACAGGAATTGAACTATGGTGTCCTCAATTAAAATTTGGTCGGACAGGTCCAGCCGGTGTTTCCTGAGTATTTCTTTGTGCCTCGGGTCCATAGTTGTCGTGAAATAACTAGCTAGTCGTACCTAATGTCTATAAACATTTATCTCGTTTAAATATTATTGGATATGGCGGGTTAGTTTTTGGCTAACGTTAGCCATTTTACATTAGCTTGCCAGCTAGGTCGCCTTCATGTGACGTTTGGTTTGCTGCTAACGTTAACTGCAGCATATACGCAAACGTCTTGTTGTCTCAACGTGAACAAAAACTAACCTTCTTACATGATTCTTGTCAACTGTCATTCCTCTTGTTTTACAATTACTTTCGGCACGCGTATCTGCTTACTTCCTCTTCTTTGGGGTTGGGTTGGCGGCTCACACCCAACTTTTAAGGCGCATACATCGCCCCCTATTGTAATGGAGTGTGAGGCCAGTCACGTCCTAACTACATAAAATTATCTTAATTTGTCCTGACATAGAGCCCTAGACACCACTTTCCTCCCCCCACTGCACCACTCAAACCCCAACCCCGTCCAGCCTCTAACCATTTCACAATCTCTCACTATCTACATCATACAATTCACACAATATCAACACATACTCTACATTTCCTCCACTAAACACTCATCACACAGGCCTGTTCCGTGTCTCCCTATCATCCACAACATGGCATTCAAATGTGTCCAGACTGTAATCTACTCCACACATCATCCTCCTACATCcgctctctccacctcttccttTACTGACCCATGCACAAGATACAATTGCCTCCCATTACTACTAGAATCCCACCCCCTTTGCCAAAAAATTTAGCCCTTTTGCCCGGAACAAGGACTTCACTTCCCTGCGGCCCAACGGGACCTGAATATTTACAGATACtgaatagatacttttgtaccagtttctagtatcttcacaaggtcctttgctgttgttcgggattgatttgcacttttcacaccaaagaatgttcatctctaagagacagaacgcatctccttcctgagtagtATGATGGTtgggtggtcccatggtgtttatacttgcatagtattgtttgtacagatgaacgtggtaccttcaagcgcttggaaattgctcccagggatgaaaCAGACTTATGGAGAtatacaattgttttctgaggtcttggctgattgattttaattttcccataatgtcaagcagaggcactaagtttgaaggtaaaccttgaaatacatccacaggtacacctccaattgactcaaatgatgtcaattagcctatcagaagcttctaaagccatgacatcattttctggaattttccaagctgtttaaaggcacagtcaacttagtgtatgttaacttctgacccactggaattgtgatagtgaattataaatgaaataatctgtctgttggaaaaatgacttgtgtcatgcacaaagtagatgttctaaccgacttaccaaaaccatagtttgttaacaagaaatttgtggagtggttgaaaaacgagttttaatgactccaatctaagtgaatgtaaacttccgacttcaactgtagctgtgACCCCGATGAGGAAGTAAACGGGACGGCAATTGCACTGGGGAACGTTTCCTCTGATGACTCTTTCCAAAAATATTCTGTTTATGGCAGAATTAGCCTGTCTCATGTTTGCCTTGTAAACAATGCACCCCAGAGATgaattgtttattttttacattaatTTCAAACAAATGTCCACATTTTTCTTCTACTTCTAAAAAACAAAATTGCTGCTGGATCTATTAGGAAATAGATGTAACTACAAGTATTTGTTGCTTTTATGGCTGCCTGTTCAATTCTAATCTTTTGCCCAATTATGGGCAAAagatctgatctgattggtcaaatacCAGTtattgggcaaaagatcagaattgggttgCCTGTGTAAATAAACAGCTTTATACTGATTTATTTGTCAACAATAAAACAAAACCGTTTTCATTCTTATTAAACTAATAACACTGTAAGTTGTGCTTGAGAGGTATAAGGTGAGGGAGCCAAAGCCTTGAGTATAAATCCCTGATGGAATCCCATGTGACACCAGTTAATGAAATAAACCCATGTTGACAGGCAGGCCTCTAAGTCATCATTGTCATGTTAATCTGACCTGCCATTTTCAATTACAGTTGCATCTGAAACCTCATGTCCCATCCGCGTGGCAATGTGCTGTGTCAGTGCAACTCTCAGAACAGTGTCCAATCTAAAACCTATACGGCTGCAGAGCCAAGCCAACATAATTACATGAGAATGCGAACAGAGACGAAGGAACATCTCTGCATCTCTGGTGCTTAAGGTTGTTTATAATACTACAATAATGGAGATGAACTGCACAATTAATATAAAACTTTCAAATGTGTCTAGTTGCACCCAGTTCTGCATTACTGAACCATGTCCCGATATAAGATCGGCTCTGACTCTCATGTCCCAACTGATCTGTTGAGGCTGTTACAAGGCTTCATATTTGCATGGTAGATTTGGATATGAATGACAAGAACAAGGATGCTGCATTTGCCTTTTAAATATCCCAATAATAATAACGGATACCAGAACAGGTTGGACTGGTGATTGATAACAGAAAGCGACTGTAAGACAGTAACACGTttacaggggggggggggaccctgGTGACCCGGTGAGAGCTTTGCATCCAACGACACTAAGGCATAAGCTCTAGTAGCTTCCCTACAGCTCAGCAGGggaaaccctgaccctaacccatgGTCGATATGACAATTGACAGCCTTGATCCTTCTTCCATGTCTTCTTCCTATTCAACCGGTCATCAACGGTCTTACCTTTTGAGTCCTGATTGATATAGTAGCTCTTCCTCTTCAGCCATTTACAACAAGGGTTTGTTGAAGTCTGCAGTTGTCTCGGATTTTGAAAGGAGGAAACAATGTGGAGTGAAATTGACCATTTGTGTGAAACAGACCTGTTTTATAACCTGTTCCTCTGTCATGTAAGGAAGTGTTATGCTTCTAAGTGATCTATTATAAAATTAGTTGACAGATGTGCTTTGCAGGTGACTTGAGGAATATAACATGAAGAGACAAAGCACACACATTATTAAGATGTaattggttagcaatcagctatGAATGCAACACATATGGACATATTCCAAAGCTGCCTCTCCAATAGCAATACTTGGCCATTAACAAGGTTTGTTCTTGGACCCGGTGGATTTCTCAGAAAAACGCTTTCTGATACATTATCTGCACACAAAATCAGACCATATTGAGTGTTCAGGTGGTGTTACCAAATAGGTAGGTTTTCCAGCCTGCTAAATTTAAACCTTTCTCCACGCTTACTGGGGGTAATGGTGTTTGGACTGAGGAAGGTGACAA encodes:
- the LOC115133106 gene encoding death domain-containing protein CRADD-like — protein: MDPRHKEILRKHRLDLSDQILIEDTIVQFLYQENILTESQVDEIQSQISNKKKTLRLLDILPTRGPRAFGTFLNSLEEEFTWVREKLLQDLEQPNVPVQSPTDEWNIPEVTLRAVPSDRQLSRLASRIGSEWESVLLDLGLSTGVLYRCRADHPLSLHGQVLAGLIQWRQSQGRSATVHRLLQSLQATDVHPSTLDEVFQ